The Conger conger chromosome 15, fConCon1.1, whole genome shotgun sequence genome contains a region encoding:
- the cebpg gene encoding CCAAT/enhancer-binding protein gamma, producing MSKPSQQRPNTDQNGVSVSVIQTQAQSSGVQQVPQLVPVSPGGGGGGGGGGKAVPPSKMKKTHADKDTEEYRQRRERNNLAVKKSRMRSKQKAQDTQQRVNELKEENERLEAKIKLLSKELSVLKDLFLEHAHNLADNVQPQGPEAPAAGQNNNNNNNKRP from the coding sequence ATGAGCAAGCCGTCGCAGCAGAGACCCAACACAGACCAGAAcggcgtgagcgtgagcgtgatcCAGACCCAGGCGCAGAGCAGCGGCGTACAGCAGGTGCCCCAGCTGGTGCCAGTCAGCccaggcggaggaggaggaggaggaggaggaggcaagGCCGTGCCCCCCAGCAAGATGAAGAAGACCCACGCCGACAAGGACACGGAGGAGTACCGGCAGCGGCGCGAACGCAACAACCTGGCGGTGAAGAAGAGCCGCATGCGCAGCAAGCAGAAGGCCCAGGACACCCAGCAGCGCGTCAACGAGCTGAAGGAGGAGAACGAGCGGCTCGAGGCCAAGATCAAACTGCTCAGCAAGGAGCTGAGCGTCCTGAAGGACCTGTTCCTGGAGCACGCCCACAACCTGGCCGACAACGTGCAGCCGCAGGGCCCCGAGGCCCCCGCCGCCGGccagaacaacaacaataacaacaacaagcGTCCGTGA
- the cebpa gene encoding CCAAT/enhancer-binding protein alpha, with the protein MEQPNFYEVAQRPLMTNLSQSQQSAYCYKEPPAAGDLNEICENENSIDISAYIDPSTFNDEFLADLLHNSSKQEKAKLASGEYEYPHGTGSVPGAHQQAYGCMGSYVDSSKLEPLYDNPSATRIRPVAIKQEPREDGDAIQASMPPNYHPSHHHHPQHLHLQYQMHCAQTTMHLQPGHPTPPPTPVPSPHHQQNNLPGGSMKMMGVSERGKSKKHVDKNSVEYRLRRERNNVAVRKSRDKAKMRNVETQQKVIELANDNDRLRKRVEHLSRELETLRGIFRQLPDGSFVKAMGNCA; encoded by the coding sequence ATGGAGCAGCCCAACTTCTACGAGGTGGCACAACGGCCCCTGATGACCAACCTGTCCCAGAGTCAGCAGAGTGCGTATTGCTACAAAGAGCCTCCTGCAGCTGGCGACCTGAATGAGATTTGCGAGAACGAAAACTCAATCGACATAAGTGCTTACATAGACCCTTCGACCTTCAACGACGAGTTCTTGGCCGATTTACTCCATAACAGTTCCAAACAAGAGAAAGCAAAGCTGGCGAGCGGTGAGTACGAATACCCCCATGGCACCGGCAGCGTGCCTGGGGCTCACCAACAAGCTTATGGCTGCATGGGCAGCTACGTGGATTCTTCCAAGCTGGAACCACTGTATGACAACCCATCTGCAACAAGGATCCGACCTGTTGCGATCAAGCAAGAACCCAGGGAGGACGGAGACGCGATTCAGGCTTCAATGCCGCCCAATTACCATCCTTCTCACCACCACCATCCGCAGCATCTGCATCTTCAGTACCAGATGCATTGCGCACAGACAACTATGCATCTTCAGCCCGGCCATCCGACGCCTCCCCCAACCCCTGTCCCGAGTCCCCACCACCAACAGAATAACCTACCGGGCGGGTCGATGAAGATGATGGGTGTCAGCGAGCGGGGAAAATCCAAAAAGCACGTTGACAAGAACAGCGTAGAATACCGTTTGAGGAGAGAGCGAAACAATGTTGCTGTCAGGAAGAGCAGAGACAAGGCGAAAATGCGCAACGTGGAAACTCAACAGAAAGTCATAGAGCTGGCAAATGACAACGACAGACTGCGCAAGAGGGTGGAACATCTCTCCCGGGAACTGGAGACGCTAAGGGGGATCTTCAGGCAACTTCCCGATGGGTCTTTTGTTAAAGCCATGGGCAACTGTGCgtaa